A section of the Lujinxingia sediminis genome encodes:
- a CDS encoding nucleotidyltransferase family protein produces MGGSEKGGWYEGALRAMAGGVNLGLLDARGAEQVLERARRFGLEAPVCQRLPAVGAVAKERLRLAAQMALVRETMLDVVRVFEGFKCLVLKGYPLASVLFGEGSLERVSADVDVLVLPGDREEACARLRLAGYVPAVDEAPREWAYNQHAWRHQRTGVLVEVHWAVGFPELPHLGVGRCLLDAESVVLRGVEVGMASAAWGMVQLSVHLQQHLGFARGLLDLAAYVDVYGEAFVAREVEVLARGLGVWGVVSWGLRALEVLVWREGAFEGIERGGAVEMWARLSAESARECLVGEAPGRWGGTIAAVMPEVGSVEAIAMRAATMLVLDRPAMRLRGALYATLLGPHEVGRRLSRAGLERWLGPG; encoded by the coding sequence ATGGGCGGGTCGGAGAAGGGGGGCTGGTACGAGGGGGCGTTGCGCGCGATGGCCGGCGGCGTGAATCTCGGGCTGTTGGATGCGCGAGGCGCGGAGCAGGTGCTTGAGCGCGCGCGTCGCTTCGGGCTTGAAGCGCCGGTCTGCCAGCGCTTGCCGGCGGTGGGCGCGGTGGCAAAAGAGCGTCTTCGGCTTGCCGCGCAGATGGCGCTGGTGCGGGAGACGATGCTCGACGTGGTACGGGTTTTTGAGGGGTTTAAGTGTCTGGTTTTAAAGGGGTATCCGCTTGCTTCGGTGCTCTTCGGTGAGGGCTCTCTGGAGCGGGTGAGCGCCGATGTGGACGTGCTGGTGTTGCCCGGGGATCGGGAAGAGGCCTGCGCGCGATTGAGGCTGGCGGGCTATGTGCCGGCGGTCGATGAGGCGCCCCGGGAGTGGGCGTATAATCAGCATGCCTGGCGTCACCAAAGAACCGGGGTGCTGGTGGAGGTACACTGGGCGGTGGGGTTCCCGGAGCTTCCGCATCTGGGAGTGGGGCGGTGTTTGCTGGATGCCGAGTCGGTGGTGCTGCGCGGGGTGGAGGTCGGGATGGCGAGCGCGGCCTGGGGGATGGTGCAGCTCTCGGTGCACCTGCAGCAGCATCTGGGCTTTGCACGCGGGCTGCTCGACCTGGCGGCCTATGTGGATGTTTATGGCGAGGCGTTCGTTGCCCGGGAGGTCGAGGTGCTGGCGCGTGGCCTGGGGGTGTGGGGTGTGGTGAGCTGGGGGCTGCGCGCGCTGGAGGTGTTGGTCTGGCGAGAGGGGGCGTTTGAAGGGATTGAGCGAGGCGGGGCGGTGGAGATGTGGGCGCGCTTGAGCGCCGAGAGCGCGCGGGAATGCCTGGTGGGGGAGGCGCCCGGGAGGTGGGGCGGGACGATTGCGGCGGTGATGCCGGAGGTGGGATCGGTGGAGGCGATCGCGATGCGGGCGGCGACGATGTTGGTGCTCGATCGGCCGGCGATGCGTCTTCGCGGCGCGCTCTACGCCACCCTGCTCGGGCCGCATGAGGTGGGACGACGTTTGAGCCGGGCGGGGCTGGAGAGGTGGCTGGGGCCGGGGTAG
- a CDS encoding glycosyltransferase family 4 protein, with the protein MTRLLHITTVAESLGFLRTQIPYMKSQGMHIEALCSPGPHVTRMATELGITIHTVEMPRRISPVQDLRALGQLWQTIRRLQPDIVHAHTPKGGLLGTLSAFAAGTPVRIYHMRGLPLETATGWRRALLTATEHVSTRLSNRTVAVGFALRQTALSLNLCPPDRICVLAGGSGQGVDAIGRFNPARFDATHRAKQRAALGLQPDDFVIGFVGRLVVDKGIETLWRAFDKLASIAPEAHLVLVGPFEERDALSPHVRQALENHPNIHLAGFVADTAELYPAFDLLTLPTRREGFPNVLLEAAAMELACVTSDIGPCKEAIIEDETGRTVPLDDAHALFGALNSYRLQPERARAHGQAARARALTHYTPEAIARDLHALYGQLLPPRV; encoded by the coding sequence ATGACGCGCCTCCTTCATATCACGACCGTCGCCGAATCGCTGGGCTTTCTGCGCACCCAGATCCCCTACATGAAGTCGCAGGGGATGCACATCGAGGCCCTCTGCTCCCCGGGCCCCCACGTCACGCGCATGGCCACAGAGCTCGGCATCACCATTCACACCGTCGAGATGCCGCGGCGCATCTCGCCGGTGCAAGACCTGCGCGCGCTGGGCCAGCTCTGGCAAACCATCCGACGACTTCAGCCCGACATCGTGCACGCCCACACCCCCAAGGGCGGCCTGCTGGGCACACTCAGCGCCTTTGCCGCCGGCACCCCCGTGCGCATCTACCACATGCGCGGACTTCCCCTGGAAACGGCCACCGGCTGGCGACGCGCCCTGCTCACCGCCACCGAACACGTCTCAACCCGACTCTCCAACCGTACCGTCGCGGTGGGCTTTGCCCTGCGCCAGACCGCACTCTCGCTCAACCTCTGCCCCCCCGATCGCATCTGCGTGTTGGCCGGCGGCAGCGGCCAGGGCGTCGACGCCATCGGCCGCTTTAACCCGGCGCGTTTCGACGCCACACACCGCGCCAAACAACGCGCCGCGCTCGGCCTTCAACCCGACGACTTCGTCATCGGCTTTGTCGGTCGCCTGGTAGTCGACAAAGGCATCGAGACCCTCTGGCGCGCCTTTGATAAACTTGCGTCCATCGCCCCCGAAGCCCACCTTGTGCTGGTGGGCCCCTTTGAGGAGCGCGACGCGCTCAGCCCTCACGTTCGTCAGGCCCTTGAAAACCACCCCAACATCCACCTTGCGGGTTTTGTCGCCGACACCGCCGAGCTCTACCCCGCCTTCGATCTTCTCACCCTCCCCACTCGGCGCGAAGGCTTCCCCAACGTGCTCTTAGAGGCCGCCGCCATGGAGCTTGCCTGCGTCACCAGCGATATCGGCCCCTGCAAAGAAGCCATCATCGAGGACGAAACCGGCCGGACCGTGCCCCTCGACGACGCCCACGCCCTCTTCGGCGCGCTTAACAGCTACCGCCTTCAGCCCGAGCGGGCCCGCGCCCACGGCCAGGCCGCACGAGCCCGCGCGCTCACCCACTATACCCCCGAGGCCATCGCCCGCGATCTTCACGCGCTCTATGGCCAACTTCTCCCACCCCGAGTCTGA
- a CDS encoding lipopolysaccharide biosynthesis protein — protein sequence MSAVNQLKTLLRSAFFKNVALLASGTLVAQLITLASTPVLSRLFLPAAFGILAILNSVVITLTGVTSLRYDMAIVLPAEDDDAANLLSLSLAILTTLTLITLLVITLGRVPLAEHLGQPEAADWLWWVPPLIFISGLLQILSYWCSRHKEFRLLSISQITAAAISAGSKISAGVAALGPLGLVAGQAAGQIIALLVLLTRVLRDDFSRIRGAFSLERVRKVAYSYRDFPRYHALNSLIRGLTGSLPVFLFGVLFDTATAGLYSMAYLLIKAPTMLVGSAIHQVYYQRASEAVNKGHLLYPDFKRITLSLLAASLAPAPIVAWMCPSLFTFILGPEWIASGHFARFLMPSLLTMMLSMPAHALALVLNHQRWFLGWQIIALILSTAGIGLGYVVDSPTAGVIGYSLTTSLMFIILILAMAARVRRVDSEGHRVYQGEDSH from the coding sequence GTGTCTGCCGTAAATCAACTAAAGACCCTGCTGCGCAGCGCGTTTTTCAAAAACGTCGCCCTGCTCGCCAGCGGCACCCTCGTCGCCCAGCTTATCACCCTGGCCTCCACCCCGGTGCTCAGCCGTCTTTTTTTGCCGGCGGCCTTCGGCATACTCGCCATACTCAACTCGGTCGTCATCACCCTGACCGGCGTCACCTCGCTCCGCTACGACATGGCCATTGTGCTGCCCGCCGAAGATGACGACGCCGCAAACCTGCTCTCGTTAAGCCTGGCCATCCTGACCACGCTCACCCTGATCACACTGCTCGTCATTACCCTGGGCCGCGTCCCCCTGGCCGAGCATCTGGGCCAGCCCGAGGCTGCCGACTGGCTCTGGTGGGTGCCGCCGCTGATCTTCATCTCCGGCCTCCTGCAGATCTTGAGCTACTGGTGCTCGCGCCACAAAGAATTCAGACTCCTCTCCATCTCGCAGATCACCGCCGCGGCCATCTCCGCTGGCTCCAAAATCAGCGCCGGGGTCGCCGCGCTGGGCCCCCTGGGGCTGGTCGCCGGACAGGCCGCAGGTCAGATTATCGCCTTGCTCGTCCTGCTAACCCGGGTGCTTCGTGACGACTTCTCGCGAATTCGAGGTGCATTCAGCCTCGAACGCGTCCGAAAAGTCGCCTACTCCTACCGCGACTTCCCCCGCTATCACGCACTAAACTCCCTGATTCGCGGTCTGACTGGCAGCCTTCCCGTTTTCCTCTTCGGTGTCCTTTTCGATACCGCCACCGCCGGGCTTTATTCGATGGCGTACCTTTTAATCAAAGCCCCTACCATGCTGGTAGGCTCCGCGATCCACCAGGTCTACTATCAACGGGCAAGCGAAGCCGTGAACAAGGGTCATCTTCTCTATCCCGATTTCAAACGTATTACGTTGAGTCTACTCGCTGCTTCACTCGCTCCGGCCCCTATCGTCGCATGGATGTGCCCCTCGCTCTTCACGTTTATCCTTGGACCGGAGTGGATTGCCTCGGGCCATTTCGCTCGCTTCTTAATGCCCTCACTTCTGACCATGATGCTCTCCATGCCAGCCCATGCGCTGGCGCTGGTGCTTAACCATCAACGCTGGTTTCTGGGCTGGCAGATTATTGCGCTGATTTTAAGCACCGCTGGCATCGGCCTGGGCTACGTTGTCGACTCCCCCACCGCAGGCGTCATCGGCTACAGCTTAACGACCTCATTGATGTTCATCATCCTCATCCTGGCCATGGCCGCCCGGGTCCGCCGCGTCGACAGCGAAGGCCACCGCGTCTATCAGGGGGAGGATTCCCACTGA
- a CDS encoding vWA domain-containing protein, which produces MRLFTSRSSSPYLRRSALLPLLLLSLALNACGSYDDMGESGYADPTNRDEHQEPIPDPNPIPESEEADAGYADEDFGQEEPPLDNDHPIFEENDFVNTAEESTSTFSVDVNTASYTYTRGQLHYGQLPQPEHVRIEEFINFFRFDYPEPIDDQRFSINMEIAPSYFAPEDVETPRHLLRIGLRAADVSLEEMKPSNLVFLIDVSGSMNSDNRLPLAQRAMHTMLDHLRPQDSVAIQTYAGATGTVLPPTAGDQKATIANAIDSMASGGSTNGEAGIVAAYNLAESAFIEGGNNRVIIISDGNFNVGRTGESLVELVRDYRDRNITITTVGVGMSYNDASMEALARDANGNYLYLDTVAEARRAFGEELPSTLEVIAADVKIQVEFNPESVARYRLVGYEKRLLNNEDFEDDTRDAADIGPGHTVTALYEIELTDSEDDLMLSEVRIRHKPEFGDESIEATQLIKRSQVLDSFEQASANFRFAVAVSEFAAILKESGFSFGARFADVHTIAQAASDADDPHHQEFLELVDIAEGLWPQN; this is translated from the coding sequence ATGCGCCTCTTCACCTCTCGCTCATCCTCCCCCTACCTCCGCCGCTCAGCGCTGCTCCCTCTGCTTCTGCTCAGCCTGGCCCTGAACGCCTGCGGCTCCTACGACGACATGGGCGAAAGCGGCTATGCAGACCCCACCAACCGCGATGAGCACCAGGAGCCCATACCAGATCCAAACCCCATCCCCGAAAGCGAGGAGGCCGACGCCGGCTACGCCGACGAGGATTTTGGCCAGGAAGAGCCCCCTCTCGACAACGATCACCCCATCTTCGAAGAAAACGACTTCGTCAACACCGCCGAAGAGTCGACGTCTACCTTCTCCGTCGATGTGAACACCGCCTCCTACACCTACACCCGCGGCCAGCTTCACTACGGCCAGCTCCCCCAACCCGAGCACGTGCGCATCGAGGAGTTCATCAACTTCTTCCGCTTCGACTACCCCGAGCCCATCGACGATCAGCGCTTCTCCATCAACATGGAGATCGCGCCCTCCTACTTCGCCCCCGAAGACGTTGAAACGCCGCGCCATCTTCTACGCATCGGTCTGCGCGCCGCCGATGTCAGCCTCGAAGAGATGAAACCCTCCAACCTGGTCTTCCTCATCGACGTCTCCGGCTCCATGAACTCGGACAACCGTCTGCCCCTTGCGCAACGCGCGATGCACACCATGCTCGACCACCTGCGCCCGCAGGATTCGGTGGCCATTCAGACCTACGCCGGCGCCACCGGCACCGTCCTCCCCCCCACCGCCGGCGATCAGAAAGCGACCATCGCCAACGCCATCGACAGCATGGCATCCGGGGGCTCCACCAACGGTGAGGCCGGCATCGTCGCTGCCTATAATCTGGCCGAATCCGCCTTCATCGAAGGCGGCAACAACCGCGTCATCATCATCTCCGACGGCAACTTCAACGTCGGTCGCACCGGCGAATCGCTGGTTGAGCTGGTGCGCGACTACCGCGACCGCAACATTACCATCACCACCGTCGGCGTGGGCATGAGCTACAACGACGCCTCCATGGAAGCCCTGGCCCGCGACGCCAACGGAAACTACCTCTACCTGGACACCGTCGCCGAAGCGCGCCGCGCCTTCGGCGAGGAACTCCCCTCCACCCTTGAGGTCATCGCCGCCGACGTCAAAATTCAGGTCGAGTTCAACCCCGAGTCGGTCGCCCGCTACCGTCTGGTCGGCTACGAAAAACGCCTGCTTAACAACGAAGATTTTGAAGACGATACCCGCGATGCCGCCGACATCGGCCCCGGCCACACCGTCACCGCCCTCTACGAGATCGAACTCACCGACTCCGAAGACGATCTGATGCTCTCGGAGGTGCGCATCCGCCACAAACCGGAGTTCGGCGACGAGAGCATCGAAGCGACACAGCTGATCAAACGCTCCCAGGTGCTCGACTCCTTCGAGCAGGCCTCGGCCAACTTCCGCTTCGCCGTCGCCGTCTCCGAATTCGCCGCCATTCTCAAAGAGAGTGGGTTCAGCTTCGGCGCCCGCTTCGCCGACGTCCACACCATCGCGCAGGCTGCCTCCGACGCCGACGATCCCCACCACCAGGAGTTTCTGGAACTCGTCGACATCGCCGAAGGGCTGTGGCCTCAGAACTAA
- a CDS encoding vWA domain-containing protein translates to MILNRSARFYIGIIATLIVITVVAIKLFGSAVASKFQEANEDVSTSCYFGDRPVDPDAPERAREESKRHIQAARSELLEHAAGGGAPLVHIPPHTPTPPPPARLALDPPARAIAHHSFTRAAHEPTSTFSIDVNTASYTASREAILRHMLPHPDSVRPEEFLNFFEYDYNPPTSGEDFSIQLDMLPSHFGSTETPRQLVRVGIRGADVPVEAMKASNLVFLVDVSGSMGLDTRLPAAKIAMRTLVERLRPDDTIAIQTYASGTHTILEPTPVADRDRILRAIDGLIAKGTTRGDAGIINAYELARRGFIKEGNNRVLIFSDGDFNVGPPGEDLAELIRSYRNDHITVTTVAMGLGSKDDVMEKLARDTNGNYFYIDSPNEAERIFSEKIVGTLQVLAADVKIQVEFNPDFITGYRLIGYEKRAMANEDFDNDEVDAAELGPGHTVTAFYEVELTESAPTDGDALARVDVRYKKELGAESLLVSRALTPDRIHASFDKAPAQLRFAATVAAFAESLRVPRSSSQTPPFDELLATAARSAYEGDPHQVELATLITRAHDLWVGR, encoded by the coding sequence ATGATTCTCAATCGTAGCGCCAGATTCTACATCGGCATCATTGCCACCCTGATCGTCATTACCGTCGTTGCGATCAAACTCTTCGGCAGCGCCGTCGCCTCGAAGTTCCAGGAGGCCAACGAAGATGTCTCTACGAGCTGCTATTTTGGCGATCGTCCGGTCGATCCAGACGCCCCAGAACGCGCCAGAGAGGAGTCCAAGAGGCACATTCAGGCGGCTCGTTCCGAACTTCTTGAACACGCAGCAGGCGGGGGCGCTCCTCTCGTACACATTCCCCCGCACACCCCTACCCCCCCTCCGCCCGCTCGCCTGGCCCTCGATCCGCCCGCTCGCGCCATCGCGCACCACAGCTTCACCCGCGCCGCCCATGAGCCCACGTCGACCTTCTCCATCGACGTGAACACCGCTTCGTATACCGCCTCGCGCGAGGCGATCCTGCGCCATATGCTCCCCCACCCCGACTCGGTGCGCCCCGAGGAGTTTCTCAACTTCTTTGAGTACGACTACAACCCGCCCACCTCCGGCGAAGACTTCTCGATCCAGCTCGACATGCTGCCCAGCCACTTCGGCTCCACCGAGACTCCGCGCCAGCTTGTGCGCGTGGGCATCCGCGGCGCCGATGTGCCCGTCGAAGCGATGAAGGCCTCCAACCTGGTCTTTCTGGTCGACGTCTCCGGCTCAATGGGGCTGGACACGCGCCTTCCCGCGGCCAAAATCGCCATGCGCACCCTGGTGGAGCGCCTGCGCCCCGACGACACCATCGCCATCCAGACCTACGCCAGCGGCACCCACACCATCCTGGAGCCCACCCCGGTGGCCGATCGCGACCGCATCCTGCGCGCTATCGACGGCCTCATCGCCAAAGGCACCACCCGCGGCGACGCCGGCATCATCAACGCCTACGAGCTCGCCAGGCGGGGCTTTATCAAAGAGGGCAACAACCGCGTGCTCATCTTCTCCGACGGCGACTTCAACGTCGGCCCGCCCGGCGAAGATCTGGCCGAGCTGATCCGCTCCTACCGCAACGACCACATCACCGTGACCACCGTCGCCATGGGCCTGGGCTCCAAAGACGACGTCATGGAAAAACTCGCCCGCGACACCAACGGAAACTACTTCTACATCGACAGCCCCAACGAGGCCGAGCGCATCTTCAGCGAGAAGATCGTCGGCACCCTCCAGGTGCTCGCCGCCGACGTGAAGATCCAGGTGGAGTTCAACCCCGACTTCATCACCGGCTACCGCCTCATCGGCTACGAAAAGCGCGCCATGGCCAACGAAGACTTCGACAACGATGAAGTCGACGCCGCCGAGCTCGGCCCGGGCCACACAGTCACCGCCTTCTACGAAGTGGAGCTCACTGAGAGCGCCCCGACCGACGGCGACGCCCTGGCCCGCGTGGATGTCCGCTACAAAAAAGAGCTCGGCGCCGAGAGCCTGCTCGTCAGCCGCGCGCTCACCCCCGATCGCATCCACGCCAGCTTCGACAAAGCCCCCGCCCAGCTGCGCTTCGCGGCCACCGTGGCCGCCTTCGCCGAGAGCCTGCGCGTACCCCGCAGCAGCTCCCAGACGCCCCCCTTCGATGAACTCCTCGCCACCGCCGCCCGGAGCGCCTATGAGGGCGATCCCCACCAGGTGGAACTCGCCACACTCATCACCCGCGCCCACGACCTCTGGGTGGGCCGCTGA
- a CDS encoding serine/threonine-protein kinase, with translation MGTFTSSEHKDLHPGQLFLERYRIERRIADGGMASIYLAIDEHSGLPVAIKVLFSHYLDNEVVRARFLDEGRIQAMLQHPNIVHVYKVVQDPLLCFIMEYVEGDTLEEYLQREGPLDEAQIIDLMLPVMSAVGLAHTRGIVHRDLKPSNVLLKPVAGFFKPKVMDFGVAKVSKDRDLTAAGTTVGTLHYMSPEQIVGARAIDGRADIYSLGCTLYKLCTGEVPFNASSEFALMMAQVEAPPTPPSQLRAGISSRLEEVILKALAKEPEHRFQSIGQMTTALIELTKIPDEGRTTDTRPIPRELIEMAMAANEVAQDQTAQFRLAPLPEQTHVAGDYREGAELATHEMSARAFDEISRDREIAEIRKSQNIQPLRLKKDVPSNDLDATRRALLDRLPTQQVADPSQLEDEDLSATNAISKDRIQRALERNEEPATREFDRRRSGIIAVDRGVDSGEVTGLHLSDRELRAAIDEAKRAGITGPPPRPARRVDDAHQLERTRDERPSSRVPSQPGLADEDSEPTLGARPSVRAPSRPGASVPELSEFNLPTDSRDTTARDARALAMPHADSELARPARVQPLNHHQTQRHKTDESSEGQLWVVGGIIAVFIALLILGWALFLA, from the coding sequence ATGGGAACTTTCACCAGCAGCGAACATAAAGATCTCCACCCGGGACAGCTCTTCCTGGAGCGTTACCGCATCGAGCGACGCATCGCCGACGGCGGCATGGCCTCGATCTACCTGGCCATCGACGAGCACTCCGGACTGCCGGTAGCCATCAAGGTACTCTTCTCCCATTACCTGGACAACGAGGTGGTGCGCGCCCGCTTCCTCGACGAGGGCCGCATCCAGGCGATGCTTCAGCACCCCAACATCGTGCACGTCTATAAAGTCGTGCAGGATCCGCTCCTGTGCTTCATCATGGAGTACGTCGAAGGCGACACCCTCGAAGAGTACCTCCAGCGCGAAGGCCCCCTGGATGAAGCTCAGATCATCGACCTGATGCTCCCGGTGATGAGCGCGGTGGGTCTGGCCCATACCCGCGGCATCGTGCACCGCGACCTCAAGCCCAGCAATGTCTTGCTCAAACCGGTGGCCGGTTTCTTCAAACCCAAGGTGATGGACTTTGGCGTGGCCAAAGTCTCCAAAGACCGCGACCTGACCGCCGCCGGCACCACCGTGGGCACTCTGCATTATATGAGCCCCGAGCAGATCGTGGGCGCTCGCGCCATCGACGGTCGTGCCGACATCTACAGCCTGGGCTGCACCCTCTACAAACTCTGCACCGGCGAGGTGCCATTTAATGCATCGAGCGAATTCGCGCTGATGATGGCCCAGGTCGAAGCGCCGCCTACGCCTCCCTCACAGCTCCGCGCCGGCATCTCGTCGCGTCTCGAAGAGGTCATCCTCAAGGCCCTGGCCAAAGAGCCCGAGCACCGCTTCCAGTCCATCGGCCAGATGACCACAGCGCTCATTGAGCTGACCAAAATCCCCGACGAGGGCCGCACCACCGACACTCGCCCGATCCCACGCGAGCTCATTGAGATGGCCATGGCCGCCAACGAGGTCGCCCAGGATCAGACCGCCCAGTTTCGCCTGGCACCACTGCCGGAGCAGACCCACGTGGCCGGCGACTACCGCGAGGGTGCCGAGCTCGCCACCCACGAGATGAGCGCCCGGGCCTTCGACGAGATTTCTCGCGATCGCGAGATCGCCGAAATCCGAAAAAGCCAGAACATTCAACCTCTTAGACTCAAAAAAGACGTTCCCTCCAACGATCTCGACGCCACCCGCCGCGCCCTCCTGGATCGCCTTCCCACCCAGCAGGTGGCCGACCCGTCGCAACTCGAAGATGAGGATCTGAGCGCGACCAACGCCATCTCCAAAGATCGTATCCAGCGCGCTCTTGAACGCAACGAAGAGCCGGCGACCCGCGAGTTCGATCGCCGCCGCTCCGGCATCATCGCCGTGGATCGCGGCGTCGACTCTGGCGAGGTCACCGGCCTGCACCTCTCCGACCGTGAACTTCGTGCGGCGATCGACGAGGCCAAACGCGCCGGCATCACCGGCCCACCTCCCAGGCCCGCCCGGCGCGTCGACGACGCCCATCAGCTCGAGCGCACCCGCGACGAACGCCCCTCGTCACGCGTGCCCTCGCAGCCAGGCCTGGCCGACGAAGACTCCGAGCCCACCCTGGGTGCGCGCCCCTCCGTGCGTGCACCCTCGCGGCCCGGCGCGTCGGTACCGGAGCTCAGTGAGTTCAACCTCCCGACCGACTCCCGCGATACCACCGCCCGTGACGCTCGCGCCCTCGCCATGCCACACGCCGACTCCGAGCTTGCCCGACCCGCGCGCGTCCAGCCGCTGAACCATCATCAGACACAGCGTCATAAGACCGACGAGAGCTCCGAAGGGCAGCTCTGGGTGGTCGGCGGCATCATCGCCGTCTTCATCGCGCTGCTCATCCTCGGCTGGGCCCTCTTCCTGGCCTGA
- a CDS encoding deoxynucleoside kinase gives MTQPQDTRQIIEVDRTSELGRESAGKRRYIAVAGNIGAGKSSLVEFLCQRYDIKPYFEPNEENPYLEDFYANMKQWSFASQIYFLTAKFKLHLDLDQTAHSVIQDRTIWEDAEIFAENLYRKKLMTERDYRTYRQLYEAVHSQIQPPDLMIYLRCPIRAVKKRIKLRGREMEKNIPTAYLKQLDRLYEGWIANYDLSPVVIIPSHELDYVTDLVDCHDILTAIEKYL, from the coding sequence ATGACACAGCCACAGGATACTCGCCAGATCATCGAGGTCGACCGCACCTCTGAGCTGGGCCGGGAGAGCGCCGGCAAGCGCCGCTACATCGCGGTGGCCGGTAATATCGGCGCGGGAAAAAGCTCGCTGGTCGAGTTTTTATGCCAGCGCTACGACATCAAGCCCTACTTCGAGCCCAACGAGGAGAACCCCTACCTCGAGGACTTTTACGCGAATATGAAGCAGTGGAGCTTTGCCAGCCAGATCTACTTTCTGACGGCGAAGTTCAAGCTGCATCTGGATCTTGACCAGACCGCGCACAGCGTGATCCAGGATCGCACGATCTGGGAGGATGCCGAGATCTTTGCGGAGAACCTCTACCGTAAGAAGTTGATGACTGAGCGTGATTATCGCACCTACCGCCAGCTCTACGAGGCGGTGCATTCACAGATTCAGCCGCCGGATCTGATGATCTATCTGCGTTGCCCGATCCGCGCGGTGAAAAAACGCATCAAGCTGCGGGGGCGCGAGATGGAAAAGAACATCCCGACGGCGTATCTCAAGCAGCTCGACAGGCTCTACGAGGGGTGGATCGCCAACTACGATCTCTCACCGGTGGTCATCATCCCCAGCCACGAACTCGATTACGTGACGGATCTGGTGGACTGCCACGACATCCTCACCGCGATCGAGAAGTACCTCTAA
- a CDS encoding MBL fold metallo-hydrolase, with translation MRETSPASTILTWVVGPLQTSIYVIACTRTNEAVLIDAGGQAQTVLKDLHDQGLTLKAVWQTHAHIDHIAGLPEIAQASGVPVYMHPDDMPLYRAAPQQAQMFGFAALGDLPPIDHDLSDGQTLTVGDLQAEVLYVPGHSPGSVGFYFKELDLFFGGDVLFAGSIGRVDLPGSSIEQMRASLERLKRLPDETRVLPGHGPATTIGQEKRFNPFMRGF, from the coding sequence ATGCGTGAGACCTCCCCTGCCTCCACGATCCTGACCTGGGTCGTCGGCCCCCTGCAGACCTCTATCTACGTCATCGCCTGCACGCGCACAAACGAGGCTGTGCTTATCGACGCCGGCGGCCAGGCCCAAACCGTCCTAAAAGACCTTCACGATCAAGGACTTACCCTCAAGGCGGTGTGGCAGACCCACGCGCATATCGATCATATCGCCGGGCTTCCGGAGATCGCACAGGCCAGCGGCGTACCGGTCTACATGCACCCCGACGACATGCCTCTTTACCGCGCCGCGCCGCAGCAAGCGCAGATGTTTGGCTTTGCCGCGCTGGGCGATCTTCCCCCCATCGATCATGACTTAAGCGACGGCCAGACCTTGACGGTGGGCGATCTCCAGGCCGAGGTTCTCTATGTGCCCGGGCACAGCCCGGGCTCGGTGGGATTTTATTTTAAGGAGCTCGATCTCTTCTTCGGCGGCGACGTGCTCTTTGCCGGAAGCATCGGGAGGGTGGATCTGCCCGGCTCCAGCATCGAGCAGATGCGCGCGTCGCTGGAGCGTCTCAAGAGGTTGCCCGATGAGACCCGGGTGCTTCCCGGTCACGGGCCGGCCACCACCATCGGCCAGGAGAAGCGCTTTAACCCCTTTATGCGCGGGTTCTAA